The following are encoded in a window of Dehalococcoidia bacterium genomic DNA:
- a CDS encoding pyruvate dehydrogenase, whose amino-acid sequence MNLVHHANNVRANPDGLKVGGHQASSASVVTLMTSLYFDFMRAGDRISVKPHAAPVYHAIQYLLGNLDSSYLTMMRQFHGLQAYPSRTKDPDDVDFSTGSVGLGPVAPNFAALVSKYNRSHLFSGSERGRRYISIVGDAELDEGSVWEAIAEPAMHGQPNILWVVDLNRQSLDRVIPGIRVRAWREMFDANGWNVIDAKYGKRLQAKFAEPNGELLRLAIDEMSNEVYQRLLRVPPGQLREWLPKTSRYPRDMSRLISRWPDDELQASFRNLGGHDFGMLRDAFAQTELAAGPNIIFAYTLKGWRLPSIGDPQNHSVVLSNHQMAQLRSDLDVEQDGEWDRLAPDSTAGRVCIDTGRKLGVGRKPRFDIPEMNIPADFGQRYTGSMATQQTFGLILTAISRNLPDVTERVVTVSPDVASSTNLGGWINKVGVWHEDEKEPLPEESIVRALRWEEHPRGQHIELGISENNLFMMLGQLGLSFESNGEMLFPIGTLYDPFVRRGLDAFVYSVYSGSRFIVVGTPSGLSLAPEGGAHQSMITPSIGTEIPELDFYEPCFGQELEWIMLAALEQIRNRTRSFYLRLTSKRVDQGLLRVPEDPDTRERMRQQVLNGAYRLIDRSRNRGFKPGTNVVHILSSGAMIPEAVAASNALLEEGVYANVVNVTGPGPLYRAFQQSVFDAMDGKGDLNMFMADSIDPSTRDAPIVTVQDAHPHTLSWVGSALKTPLIPVGVTEFGQSGSMRELYKEYRIDSENIMAAAYAALEL is encoded by the coding sequence CGAGCGCGTCGGTCGTCACGCTGATGACCTCGCTGTACTTCGACTTCATGCGGGCAGGCGACCGTATATCGGTAAAGCCGCACGCCGCGCCGGTCTATCACGCGATCCAGTACCTCCTTGGCAACCTCGACTCGTCGTACCTCACCATGATGAGGCAGTTCCACGGCCTTCAGGCTTACCCGAGCCGTACCAAGGACCCGGACGACGTCGACTTTTCGACCGGGTCTGTCGGACTTGGCCCGGTAGCGCCCAACTTCGCCGCGCTGGTCAGCAAGTACAACAGGTCGCACCTGTTCTCAGGTTCCGAAAGAGGCCGCCGCTATATTTCCATAGTAGGGGACGCCGAACTCGACGAGGGCTCAGTATGGGAGGCCATCGCCGAGCCGGCAATGCACGGCCAGCCCAACATCCTGTGGGTTGTCGACCTCAACAGGCAGAGCCTGGACCGCGTCATCCCTGGCATCCGCGTACGTGCATGGCGGGAGATGTTCGACGCCAATGGCTGGAACGTCATCGACGCCAAGTACGGCAAACGGTTGCAGGCCAAGTTCGCGGAACCGAACGGCGAACTGCTGCGACTTGCGATCGACGAGATGTCCAACGAGGTGTACCAGAGGCTCCTTCGAGTTCCGCCCGGACAGCTCCGCGAGTGGCTTCCGAAGACGAGCCGCTATCCAAGGGACATGTCGCGGCTCATCTCGCGCTGGCCCGACGACGAGCTGCAGGCCTCGTTCCGAAACCTCGGCGGACACGACTTCGGGATGCTCCGCGACGCGTTCGCCCAGACCGAACTCGCTGCGGGACCGAACATCATCTTTGCATACACCCTCAAGGGATGGAGGCTGCCTTCGATTGGCGACCCGCAGAACCACTCTGTGGTGCTGTCGAACCACCAGATGGCGCAGCTCAGGAGTGATCTTGACGTTGAGCAGGACGGTGAGTGGGACAGGCTGGCGCCGGACTCTACGGCTGGACGTGTCTGCATAGATACCGGGCGCAAGCTCGGTGTCGGACGCAAGCCGAGGTTCGACATACCCGAGATGAATATCCCGGCCGACTTTGGCCAGCGTTACACGGGCAGCATGGCCACTCAGCAGACGTTCGGACTCATCCTTACCGCCATCTCGCGCAATCTGCCTGACGTTACGGAGCGTGTCGTCACTGTCAGTCCGGACGTCGCCAGCTCGACGAACCTTGGCGGCTGGATCAACAAGGTCGGCGTATGGCACGAGGACGAGAAAGAGCCTCTGCCCGAGGAGTCAATCGTTCGCGCTCTCAGGTGGGAGGAACACCCACGCGGTCAGCACATCGAGCTGGGCATTTCTGAGAACAACCTGTTCATGATGCTTGGGCAGCTTGGATTGTCTTTCGAGTCCAACGGCGAGATGCTGTTCCCGATAGGCACCCTGTACGACCCATTCGTGCGGAGAGGGCTGGACGCATTTGTCTACAGCGTCTACTCGGGATCGAGGTTCATCGTGGTAGGGACCCCGTCGGGCCTTTCGCTGGCTCCTGAGGGCGGCGCTCACCAGTCCATGATCACTCCATCGATAGGCACGGAAATCCCGGAGTTAGACTTCTACGAGCCATGCTTCGGCCAGGAGCTGGAATGGATCATGCTGGCCGCGCTCGAGCAGATAAGGAACCGAACGCGTTCCTTCTATCTTCGTCTCACCAGCAAGCGGGTCGATCAGGGACTCCTCAGGGTGCCTGAAGACCCGGACACGCGTGAGCGAATGCGCCAGCAGGTGCTCAACGGCGCGTACAGGCTCATAGACAGGAGCCGAAACAGGGGGTTCAAGCCGGGTACGAACGTGGTGCACATCCTGTCCAGCGGTGCGATGATCCCTGAGGCCGTGGCTGCCAGCAATGCGCTGCTCGAAGAGGGCGTGTATGCCAACGTGGTCAACGTGACGGGCCCCGGACCACTCTACCGGGCGTTCCAGCAGTCAGTGTTTGACGCGATGGACGGCAAGGGCGACCTAAACATGTTCATGGCCGACTCCATTGACCCCAGTACTCGCGATGCTCCCATCGTGACCGTTCAGGATGCACATCCACATACGCTCTCATGGGTGGGCAGCGCGCTCAAGACGCCGTTGATTCCAGTCGGGGTCACGGAGTTTGGTCAGTCTGGCTCCATGAGAGAGTTGTACAAAGAGTACCGAATAGATTCCGAGAACATCATGGCGGCCGCATATGCGGCGCTTGAACTCTGA
- a CDS encoding peptidylprolyl isomerase, whose product MEIDSSKKYTAVFELAKGEEFEIELFADKTPKTVNNFVFLARQGFYDGVTFHRVIPGFMAQGGDPTGTGTGGPGYRFESEFDPDLRHDSPGILSMANAGGLSTNGSQFFITFIPTPALDYLAPDGSEKPCAERGVSCHSVFGKVSSGMDAVNNISVRDPGSATSPGDVVTTIRIVEE is encoded by the coding sequence ATGGAGATCGACTCCAGCAAGAAGTACACTGCCGTCTTCGAGCTTGCCAAGGGCGAGGAGTTCGAGATCGAGCTGTTCGCCGACAAGACCCCGAAGACGGTCAACAACTTCGTCTTCCTGGCCCGGCAGGGCTTCTACGACGGAGTTACGTTCCACCGCGTGATTCCTGGCTTCATGGCACAGGGTGGCGACCCCACTGGTACTGGCACCGGCGGACCTGGGTATCGCTTCGAGAGCGAGTTCGACCCCGACCTGCGCCACGATAGCCCGGGGATACTATCTATGGCCAACGCCGGCGGCCTCTCCACGAACGGTAGTCAGTTCTTCATCACGTTCATACCGACTCCCGCCCTGGACTACCTGGCACCGGACGGTTCAGAGAAACCATGCGCTGAGCGTGGCGTATCCTGCCACTCAGTGTTTGGAAAGGTCTCGTCAGGTATGGACGCTGTGAACAACATCTCCGTCCGAGACCCAGGATCGGCGACTTCTCCTGGTGACGTCGTAACGACGATCAGGATTGTCGAGGAGTAG
- a CDS encoding type II 3-dehydroquinate dehydratase, translated as MAKIIVLHGLGMNMRGKVQTGTFGTQTLDEYDEFIQQCASELGVDIEIFHSNIEGEVVNRLYEAHDSGDFDAALFNPAAYSSGHPGILAAIAQVDFPVYEIHISNPAARGGQSQVAGVCRGVITGFGLFGYYMGMRGVLNTLSSD; from the coding sequence TTGGCGAAGATTATAGTCCTGCACGGACTCGGAATGAACATGCGAGGAAAGGTCCAGACGGGGACGTTCGGCACCCAGACCCTGGACGAGTACGATGAGTTTATCCAGCAGTGCGCCTCAGAGCTTGGCGTGGACATCGAGATATTTCACTCGAACATCGAGGGCGAGGTAGTCAACAGGCTGTATGAGGCCCACGACTCCGGCGACTTCGATGCTGCTCTGTTCAACCCGGCCGCGTACTCCTCGGGGCACCCCGGAATCCTCGCCGCGATCGCGCAGGTTGATTTCCCAGTGTACGAGATCCACATCTCCAACCCGGCTGCTCGTGGCGGACAGTCGCAGGTAGCCGGTGTATGCAGGGGCGTCATAACCGGGTTCGGCCTCTTCGGATACTACATGGGTATGCGTGGAGTCCTGAATACGCTGAGTTCGGACTAG
- a CDS encoding glycerol-3-phosphate acyltransferase, with protein MAEGILALLIAFALGSFPTAFVAGKLLSRGDIRESGSGNPGTLNAVGQYGKRVGLVVLLVDAGKGILAVIIAQALSVTDVWVYGTALLATLGHNFSPVLKFRGGKGAATVLGISAFMLWQITAISGGAGLLVLLLTRNGVLAVTSVFILLNALTIITGQATGQIVLCIVLSFLVAGTHLWRQSDEVTGAVRERSWRRFLSIQ; from the coding sequence GTGGCCGAGGGCATTCTTGCTCTGCTTATCGCCTTCGCGCTCGGCTCATTTCCAACGGCCTTTGTCGCTGGCAAGCTGCTGTCGCGCGGCGACATCCGGGAGTCGGGCAGCGGCAATCCAGGCACGCTGAACGCTGTGGGACAGTACGGCAAGCGGGTTGGGCTGGTCGTGCTGCTCGTCGATGCTGGCAAGGGTATCCTTGCGGTCATCATTGCCCAGGCGCTGTCAGTCACCGATGTGTGGGTATACGGGACGGCGCTGCTGGCAACCCTCGGGCACAACTTCTCTCCAGTGCTCAAATTCAGGGGCGGCAAGGGAGCTGCGACCGTACTGGGCATCTCCGCCTTCATGCTGTGGCAGATCACGGCGATTTCGGGTGGGGCCGGACTGTTGGTCCTGCTGCTGACTCGAAATGGCGTCCTGGCGGTTACTAGTGTGTTCATCCTCCTGAACGCGCTCACAATAATTACGGGGCAGGCGACAGGGCAGATAGTGCTGTGCATAGTGCTGTCTTTCCTCGTCGCTGGCACACACCTCTGGCGTCAGTCTGACGAGGTCACAGGTGCCGTCAGGGAACGCAGCTGGCGGCGGTTCCTGTCCATCCAATGA